One window of the Lasioglossum baleicum chromosome 8, iyLasBale1, whole genome shotgun sequence genome contains the following:
- the LOC143211701 gene encoding uncharacterized protein LOC143211701 isoform X4 produces MTGGNEDDVFIFEEKSVNALVHREIKGTIDGGGGINTINVDGLTPHDEGSEGGGRCQVFVDFRQGILKDTFNVALNISNINQFLGRRGRVDHVVSACGTKYMDGKGGENKNYLDSITIPKGDACFYDTKIIVNPYTKVTNSAINGNFTYFVRGEKGKEAYIDLCRNSQSNNMFVFNYTLKDIAAIDKSEENITFSFVEEFYKREKKLDVNSSFNLTISGADKNITTYHLIDSTKIVMDQNNVYAMHNTEESIDSLVKDYSSIAERSQMYVIVHSNGEVLTIGHSHHDILMNDPKARASHLVGSSGENVFVVNPGDEKLTLAKLPISDVIIYDFDQENKIDTLDLRKVEEQLKQDIDSEINTEVSKIDSDLLINLSLDDASKKEVVKIRLKGALENNWYKRVHIVIDSIFVIEEILEDFELTPQPLIFDDNSKTIYVINPKDVVKRNKIRVKKEIGNYTFARDNDALIITNSLSSSADKNNLLTIILNDFYHEYNQDKMQTLKIEFNDKNILLRKEFERISSAGNFGELQRKVRIDSYKGVMYEIKKQKLFEAIGRNNIGDVKELINHGVSIDANNNKGQTPLHYAAKSDKLEVVKYLIEEKGANVNVKDNDGQTPLHSAANSDKLEVVKYLIEEKGANVNVKDNDGQTPLHSAAKSDKLEVVKYLVDKGANVNVKDNDGQTPLHSAAKSDKLEVVKYLIEEKGANVNVKDNDGQTPLHSAADHGKLEVVRYLIEQKGANVNVKDNDGQTPLHSAAKSDKLEVVKYLIEEKGANVNVMDNYGQTPLHSAADHGKLEVVRYLIEEKNANIDVKDNYEQTPLHFAAINGKLEVVRYLIVEKNANMHVKDNNGQTPLHSAADHGKLEVVRYLIEEKNANIDVKDNYGQTPLHFAAINGKLEVVRYLIEEKNANINVKDNNGQTPLHSAADYGKLEVVRYLIEEKNANINVKDNEGQTPLHHAADHGKLEVVKYLIEKKGVDFNVKNKYSSGYTPLYFAAESDNLKVVKYLIERGAKIDLKVNDEVPLDILERRGHRSLADSIIKELTKRLFDAVKYDDFGEVQCLINQGVSVKVKDSDGQTLLQCAVSNGKLKVVQYLVEKGADVTERNGSGDAPLHYATKSDKLEVVQYLVEKGADVNVKDNSGRTPLHYAADHGTLEVVRYLIEEINGNINVKDNNGQTPLHFAAKSDKLEVVKYLIEEKGANVNVKDNDGQTPLHTAADHGKLEVVRYLIEEKGANIYVKDNYGQTPLHSAADHGKLEVVRYLLEEKNANINVTDNNGQTPLHSAAQSDKLEVIKYLIEEEGANVNVKDNSGQTPLHFAADHGKLEIVKYLVEKGANVNVKDNDGQTPSHSAAKSDKLEVVKYLIEQKGANVNVKDNDGQIPLHYAADHGKLEVVRYLIEEKGANIYVKDNYGQTPLHSAADHGMLEVVRYLIEEKNANINVKDNYGQTPLHSAADHGMLEVVRYLIEEKNANINVKDNNGQTPLHSAADHGELEVVRYLIEEKNANINGKDNDGQTPLHSAADHGMLEVVRYLIEEKNANINGKDNDGQTPLHSAVDHGKLEVVRYLIEEKNANIDVKNNYGETPLHFAAIIGKLDVVKYLIEKGAKIDLKVNDEVPLEVLERRGHSSLADSIIKELTERLFDAVKYNDFGEVEGLINQGVSVKVKDTNGQTLLQCAVINGKLKVVKYVVEQGADVNVKDSYGRTALYFAAMTNKLEVVKYLVEKGADVNVKDHFDGTPLRSAVINSQLGIVKFLVEKGADINVTNDIGQTPLDLATHNRHSGVVEYLKRKHNEEREKHQQRKRRHHHGDRNRHHSLRRPLTIDSSNQPEIATSNASQKSSWINDLVGWVKNSIGGLVGSRAALPETSANYSNTAKNPGNQYTSQFISEVCINNNVGLGFFLLQRFLDKKYPLPKFCSFTYEEALANTLNIIGEFEKTLEKTAKQSGVFIKDVNFFKVYLDMADHVWNESYSQIPNILYSAAKEACPKNEKFLSILKGNIEKMLDRQQTVNSNNQEQGIANVDNKIPPFLLNSIVVEPANNKGLKGVTCAG; encoded by the coding sequence ATGACTGGGGGAAATGAAGATGATGTCTTTATTTTTGAAGAAAAGAGTGTTAATGCACTTGTACATAGAGAAATTAAAGGTACTATAGATGGGGGTGGAGGAATTAATACAATTAATGTTGATGGACTTACTCCACATGATGAGGGAAGTGAGGGAGGAGGTAGGTGCCAAGTTTTTGTTGATTTCCGTCAGGGAATTTTAAAAGATACATTTAATGTTGCTCTTAATATAAGTAATATAAATCAATTCTTGGGGAGAAGAGGTAGAGTAGATCATGTGGTATCTGCCTGTGGTACTAAGTATATGGATGGTAAAGgaggagaaaataaaaattatttagatAGCATTACAATTCCAAAAGGTGATGCATGTTTTTATGATACGAAAATTATAGTTAATCCTTACACTAAGGTTACTAATAGTGCAATTAATGGTaactttacttattttgtaaGAGGAGAGAAGGGAAAGGAAGCATATATTGATTTATGTCGAAATTCACAAAGTAACAATATGTTTGTCTTTAACTACACACTGAAAGATATTGCTGCTATCGATAAATCTGAGGAAAATATAACTTTTAGCTTTGTAGAAGAATTCtacaaaagagaaaagaaattaGATGTGAATAGTAGTTTTAATTTAACTATTAGTGGTGCCGATAAAAACATAACTACGTATCATCTAATTGATAGTACCAAAATTGTAATGGATCAAAATAATGTGTATGCAATGCACAACACAGAAGAGTCAATTGATAGTCTTGTGAAAGACTACTCTTCTATAGCAGAACGGTCACAAATGTATGTTATTGTACATTCGAACGGTGAAGTTCTTACAATAGGACATAGTCATCATGATATATTGATGAATGATCCTAAGGCTAGAGCAAGTCACTTAGTTGGTAGCAGTGGTGAGAATGTATTTGTTGTGAACCCAGGTGATGAAAAATTAACTCTTGCAAAGCTTCCAATTTCTGATGTGATAATTTATGATTTTGATCAAGAGAACAAAATAGATACTTTAGATCTACGTAAAGTAGAGGAACAACTAAAGCAGGATATTGATAGTGAAATCAACACAGAGGTTAGTAAAATTGATAGTGATTTACTGATTAATTTATCTCTTGATGATGCATCTAAAAAGGAGGTAGTTAAGATAAGATTAAAAGGTGCATTAGAGAATAATTGGTACAAGAGAGTACATATAGTAATCGATAGCATATTCGTAATTGAAGAGATTCTAGAAGATTTTGAATTAACTCCACAACCTTTAATTTTCGATGATAATAGTAAAACTATTTATGTCATAAATCCAAAAGATGTGGTGAAAAGAAACAAGATAAGAGTAAAAAAAGAGATAGGAAATTATACGTTTGCTCGTGATAACGATGCTTTAATTATAACCAACTCTTTGAGTTCTAGTGCTGATAAAAATAACCTTCttactattatattaaatgatttttatcaTGAGTACAATCAAGATAAGATGCAGACTCTAAAAATAGAGTTTAATGATAAGAACATATTGTTAAGGAAAGAATTCGAAAGGATAAGTAGTGCTGGGAACTTTGGTGAATTACAGAGGAAAGTTAGGATTGATAGTTATAAAGGTGTAATGTATGAGATAAAGAAACAAAAACTGTTTGAAGCAATCGGGAGAAATAATATTGGTGATGTCAAGGAGCTTATTAATCATGGTGTTAGTATTGATGCTAACAACAATAAAGGGCAGACACCATTGCACTATGCTGCTAAGAGTGACAAGCTAGAGGTGGTAAAATACCTTATAGAAGAAAAAGGTGCTAATGTTAATGTAAAAGATAATGATGGGCAGACTCCTTTGCACTCTGCTGCTAACAGTGACAAGCTAGAGGTGGTAAAATACCTTATAGAAGAAAAAGGTGCTAATGTTAATGTAAAAGATAATGATGGGCAGACTCCTTTGCACTCTGCTGCTAAGAGTGACAAGCTAGAGGTGGTAAAATACCTTGTAGACAAAGGTGCTAATGTTAATGTAAAGGATAATGATGGACAGACACCTTTGCACTCTGCTGCTAAGAGTGACAAGCTAGAGGTGGTAAAATACCTTATAGAAGAAAAAGGTGCTAATGTTAATGTAAAAGATAATGATGGGCAGACTCCTTTGCACTCTGCTGCTGATCATGGTAAGCTAGAAGTAGTACGATACCTTATAGAACAAAAAGGTGCTAATGTTAATGTAAAGGATAATGATGGACAGACACCTTTGCACTCTGCTGCTAAGAGTGACAAGCTGGAGGTGGTAAAATACCTTATAGAAGAAAAAGGTGCTAATGTTAATGTAATGGATAATTATGGACAGACACCTTTGCACTCTGCTGCTGATCATGGTAAGCTAGAGGTAGTACGATACCTTATAGAAGAGAAAAACGCTAATATTGATGTAAAGGATAATTATGAGCAGACACCTTTGCACTTTGCTGCTATTAATGGTAAGCTAGAAGTAGTACGATACCTTATAGTAGAGAAAAACGCTAATATGCATGTAAAGGATAATAATGGGCAGACACCTTTGCACTCTGCTGCTGATCATGGTAAGCTAGAGGTAGTAAGATACCTTATAGAAGAGAAAAACGCTAATATTGATGTAAAGGATAATTATGGGCAGACACCTTTGCACTTTGCTGCTATTAATGGTAAGCTAGAGGTAGTACGATACCTTATAGAAGAGAAAAACgctaatattaatgtaaaggaTAATAATGGGCAGACACCTTTGCACTCTGCTGCTGATTATGGTAAGCTAGAGGTAGTACGATACCTTATAGAAGAGAAAAACgctaatattaatgtaaaggaTAATGAAGGGCAGACACCTTTGCACCATGCTGCTGATCATGGCAAGCTAGAAGTAGTAAAATACCTTATAGAGAAAAAAGGTGTTgatttcaatgtaaaaaataaatatagttCTGGGTACACGCCTTTGTATTTTGCTGCTGAGAGTGATAATCTAAAGGTAGTGAAATACCTTATAGAAAGAGGCGCTAAGATTGACTTGAAAGTTAATGATGAAGTACCCTTAGACATTCTAGAAAGAAGAGGTCATAGAAgtttagcagattccattattaAAGAATTAACAAAGAGGTTGTTTGATGCAGTAAAATATGATGATTTTGGTGAAGTTCAGTGTCTTATAAATCAAGGAGTTAGTGTTAAGGTCAAAGATAGTGACGGACAAACACTTTTGCAATGTGCAGTTAGTAATGGTAAGCTAAAAGTAGTACAATACCTTGTAGAGAAAGGTGCTGATGTCACTGAGAGGAATGGTTCTGGAGATGCGCCTTTACATTATGCTACTAAGAGTGACAAGCTGGAAGTAGTACAATACCTTGTAGAGAAAGGTGCTGATGTTAATGTAAAGGATAATTCTGGTAGAACACCATTGCACTATGCTGCTGATCATGGTACGCTAGAGGTAGTACGATACCTTATAGAAGAGATAAACggtaatattaatgtaaaggaTAATAATGGGCAGACACCTTTGCACTTTGCTGCTAAGAGTGACAAGCTAGAGGTGGTAAAATACCTTATAGAAGAAAAAGGTGCTAATGTTAATGTAAAGGATAATGACGGGCAGACACCTTTGCACACTGCTGCTGATCATGGTAAGTTAGAGGTAGTACGATACCTTATAGAAGAAAAAGGTGCTAATATTTATGTAAAGGATAATTATGGACAGACACCTTTGCACTCTGCTGCTGATCATGGTAAGCTAGAGGTAGTACGATACCTTCTAGAAGAGAAAAACgctaatattaatgtaacggaTAATAATGGGCAGACACCTTTGCACTCTGCTGCTCAGAGTGACAAGCTAGAGGTGATAAAATACCTTATAGAAGAAGAAGGTGCTAATGTTAATGTAAAGGATAATTCTGGGCAGACACCTTTGCACTTTGCTGCTGATCATGGTAAGCTAGAGATAGTAAAATACCTTGTAGAGAAAGGTGCTAATGTTAATGTAAAGGATAATGATGGACAGACACCTTCGCACTCTGCTGCTAAGAGTGACAAGCTGGAGGTGGTAAAATACCTTATAGAACAAAAAGGTGCTAATGTTAATGTAAAGGATAATGATGGGCAGATACCTTTGCACTATGCAGCTGATCATGGTAAGTTAGAGGTAGTACGATACCTTATAGAAGAAAAAGGTGCTAATATTTATGTAAAGGATAATTATGGACAGACACCTTTGCACTCTGCTGCTGATCATGGTATGCTAGAGGTAGTACGATACCTTATAGAAGAGAAAAACgctaatattaatgtaaaggaTAATTATGGACAGACACCTTTGCACTCTGCTGCTGATCATGGTATGCTAGAGGTAGTACGATACCTTATAGAAGAGAAAAACgctaatattaatgtaaaggaTAATAATGGGCAGACACCTTTGCACTCCGCTGCTGATCATGGTGAGCTAGAAGTAGTACGGTACCTTATAGAAGAGAAGAACGCTAATATTAATGGAAAGGATAATGATGGACAGACACCTTTGCACTCTGCTGCTGATCATGGTATGCTAGAGGTAGTACGATACCTTATAGAAGAGAAAAACGCTAATATTAATGGAAAGGATAATGATGGACAGACACCTTTGCACTCTGCTGTTGATCATGGTAAGCTAGAGGTAGTACGATACCTTATAGAAGAGAAAAACGCTAATATTGATGTAAAGAATAATTATGGGGAGACACCTTTGCACTTTGCTGCTATTATTGGTAAGCTAGATGTAGTGAAATACCTTATAGAGAAAGGCGCTAAGATTGACTTGAAAGTTAATGATGAAGTACCCTTAGAGGTTTTGGAAAGAAGAGGTCATAGTAgtttagcagattccattattaAAGAATTAACAGAGAGGTTGTTTGATGCAGTAAAATATAATGACTTTGGTGAAGTTGAGGGTCTTATAAATCAAGGAGTTAGTGTTAAGGTCAAAGATACTAACGGACAAACACTTTTGCAATGTGCAGTTATTAATGGTAAGCTAAAAGTAGTAAAATACGTTGTAGAGCAAGGCGCTGATGTTAATGTAAAGGATAGTTATGGTAGAACAGCTTTGTACTTTGCTGCTATGACTAATAAGCTAGAGGTAGTAAAATACCTTGTAGAGAAAGGTGCTGATGTTAATGTAAAGGATCATTTTGATGGAACACCTTTGCGCTCTGCTGTTATTAATAGTCAGCTAGGGATAGTAAAATTCCTTGTAGAGAAAGGTGCTGATATTAATGTAACCAATGATATTGGACAAACACCTTTGGATTTAGCTACTCATAACAGACATAGTGGTGTTGTAGAATATTTAAAGAGAAAACATAATGAAGAAAGAGAAAAGCATCAACAACGCAAACGTCGTCATCATCATGGAGATCGTAATCGTCATCACTCATTGCGTAGGCCTCTTACTATAGACTCAAGTAATCAACCTGAAATAGCAACAAGCAATGCAAGTCAAAAATCTTCATGGATAAATGATTTAGTTGGTTGGGTGAAAAACTCTATAGGTGGGTTAGTAGGTTCTAGAGCTGCTCTGCCTGAAACTTCAGCAAATTATTCTAATACAGCAAAAAATCCTGGTAACCAATACACTAGCCAATTCATCAGTGAAGTTTGTATCAATAACAATGTTGGTTTAGGATTTTTCTTATTACAAAGATTCCTAGATAAAAAATATCCTCTTCCTAAGTTCTGTTCCTTTACCTATGAAGAAGCTCTGGCTAACACACTGAATATCATAGGAGAATTTGAAAAGACACTTGAAAAAACAGCTAAACAATCTGGTGTGTTCATAAAAGATGTTAACTTTTTTAAAGTATATTTAGATATGGCAGACCATGTGTGGAACGAGAGTTACTCTCAAATaccaaatattttatattcagcTGCAAAGGAAGCTTGTCCGAAAAATGAGAAGTTTCTAAGTATTTTAAAAGGCAATATTGAAAAGATGCTAGATAGGCAGCAAACGGTTAACAGTAATAATCAGGAGCAAGGTATAGCCAATGTGGATAATAAAATACCTCCATTTTTACTTAATAGCATTGTTGTAGAACCTGCGAATAACAAAGGCTTGAAAGGGGTTACTTGTGCAGGTTAA